One Campylobacter sputorum genomic window, AACTTGTAAAATGCTTTTAGAAAATGATGCTTTAGTTGATGAGAAAAATGATCGTGGACAAACTCCGCTTGCAGGAGTTTGTTTTAAGGGTTATTTAGATATAGTAAGACTGCTTGTAGAAAAAGGTGCAAATATAGATGAAAACTGTGGTATGGGAATGACACCTTATGCTTTCGCTATTATGTTTGGAAGAAAAGAAATTGCAAATTATCTTTTAGAAAAATCACAAAATAAATCATCTCTTAAAAAAATGAGTTCTAAAATACTGGGAATTTTTAGATAAATTTCCAGTATTTTTAAATTTAATAAACATATTAAATTTATTATTCTATTTTTTTTATATTTATAAAATCAGCAAAATATCTGCAACATATATTCAAAATTTAAAAAGTTAAATTTATAAAATCATCTTTTTTATAAATTAAAATTAAAGTGTTGAAATATTATAAATTATTAGCAACACTTTTTATATTCTAAATATAATTTATTTTATACATATCCTAACCAAGCCCAATATGTTGCACTAAATAATAAAATCATTAAGTAGGCTATTATACATAGTGGAATTCCTGTTATGACAAATTGTTTTACACTAAAATATCCCGTTGAGTAAGCTATCATGTTTTGTGGCGCATTTACAGGCAGTATAAAACCAAAGCATATTACATATTGTAATATCATTGTAAGACCTAAAACATTTATATCAGGTGTTTCAACATTTTGTAACACAGATATGATTATAGGTATCATTGCCGCTGCAAGAGCAGTTGCAGAAGCAAAACCAAGATGTATAATGATTAAGAAAAAGCCCAAGATTGCCACTAGCATAAGTGCTGACATTGAATTTAAGCCAAATATACTTACAAAATAGTTTGCTAGCCACACTGCAGCTTTTGTTTGTAAAAGTGCTGTTCCAAGGCTTATGCCAACACCAAAAAGTATGATTGTTCCCCAGTTTATTTTTCCTACAGCATTTTTCCAGTCCATAACGCCGATTTTTGGTAAAAACATTATAGCAATACCAGCTATTGTAACTGATGCGGTATCAAAAGGATGTAAAGTTTTTTCCGTAGCCCAAAAAAAGAGTAATATACATGAAATAACCATAAGTTTTTTTTCATTTATACTTATAGGTCCCATCTCTTCTTTCATTTTTTTTATAGCAGTTTGCCCACCTGGTATTTCATCTATTTCTGGTGGTAAAATTTTTATAAGTGTAATGTATAGTATTATAGACATAACAGCAGAAAAAGGAGCCGCAGCTATAAACCATTCAAACCAGCTTATATCTGTTTTTAAAATATCTTTTACAAATCCAATCATTACCATATTTTGTGCTGCTGCAGTTTTTACGCCAACATTCCATAAACTATCTGCTTGTGCAACAGCTATCATCATAATTGCAGCAAATGTGGATCCTGCTTTGACACCAAAAGCTCTTATTATGCCTATAACAATAGGAACAACACAAGAAACTCTAGCGGTTGTGCTTGGGACAAAAAAGCTTAATATACAACCTACTAAAATTACTCCTACAACCATATGTTTAGCTTTTGTGCCTATTTTAGACATAACAAAAAGAGCTATTCTCTTATCAAGACCTGTTATAATCATTGCAGCTGACAAGAAAAGTGCTGCCATAACTAAAGCCCATGATGAATTTGAAAATCCTGAAAGCGCTATTTTTATAGCTTTTGATGTCCCCATCATAATTTGTGGATTTTCTATACTTGGTGCAACACCTAAGCCAAATGCCATAAGGCTTAAAATGACAAAAGCACTGACAGGATAACTCATGCATTCACTCATCCAAACAATAATCGCAAATACTAAAATTCCTATCATTCTTTGTCCAGCAATTGGTAAATCAGATGGATTTGGTAACATCCATATGATAAACATTGATAAAATGGCAAATATAAGTCCATATTGTTTAGCCAAAGATGGTTTTTGTTGAGAAATTTCTTCAGGCATATCTTCTCCTTTTTGATGATTTTTTGTGATTATTGTGATTATATTGTAAGATATTTAAATTTAATATTATTATTTTTATTTAATTTTATAAATAATGTATAAGTTTATGTAAATATAGTTACCATAATATTTTAAGGAGAAAAGTTGAAAGATAGTATTATATGTTTTTTAATTGCTGTTTTTGTGATAGGATGTACAATAAGTGCCAAAACACCAAGTAGAGTGATATTAGACGATAATAAAGTTATAATAGATGATGGTCATCATAATGGCAATGGTAAGTTCTGTCCACCAGGCAAGCTAAAAAAGGCAATTGCTAATCTATCTGGTTCTAAAGCTATCTTTTATCTTTGAGATAGCTTTAGATTTTATAAATTCATCTTCAAGTTTATTATGTATAAAATCTTCTGTTTTTATTTTATCTATTATATAGCTTTCGCAAAGTAGCCAAGATATAGCCATTTTAACATAGTAAAAATCACTTTTTTCTTGTGTAATTTTCGTAAAAATTTCATTCAAACTATTTAAATTTAAAAAATTTTTCATAAAAAATACATAATAAAATCTGATTTCAAATTCACTTTTTGCATCATAAAAAGAATTCATAAGCTCATAATAAATTTCTAAATTTTTATTCTTTTTGATACAAAAAGTATCACATACAGCCCAGTTTGGTATAGTTTTTATAAATTTTTTTGCATATAAAATTTCTAAATTTATATCTTTTTGTAAATTTAAAAATATAGCTTTTAGTAGATACTCTTCGTGAAATTTTGGTTCATAAAGTGATAAAAACATTTCTGAATTGTAGTTTTTTGAAATTTCTTTTGCTATTTTTTTTATGTAAGGAATTTTAACACCAAGTATACTAGCGTTAGCATTTGGAATTAACTTTTTTGAAAATTCCAAATACTTTTTATCTCTAAATTTGTTTAATTTTTCTAAAATTTCGTTTTGATAACTCGCACTACATTTCATAAGGTTTTACAAGCATAGCCCAAAGAATTATAAACATTATTATAGTTGGGACTTCGTTGTATGCTCTAAAAAACTTACCAGATAGCTTGCACTCATTTTTGTCAAATTTTATCATAAAATACCACAAACTTAAATGATACGCAGTCATTACAACACCACAAGTTAATTTTATATGAAAGTATCCAAGACTCATCAAATCAGGCTTATAAAGAACTATGATTGCAATAGCACTTATGTATGTTACAATCATTGCTATCCAGCCGATGCCATGAAATAGCATTTTTTCTTGTTTTTTAAGAACTTTTATATAGTCTTTGTTGTCTATATTTTCTGCATGGTAAACAAAAAGCCTTGGTTGATAAAAAAGCATTGCCATCCACGATATAAACGCTGCAAAATGCCACCATTTAATCCATTCGTAACTCATTTTTCTCCTTTTATCTCATTAAAATTTCTTTTCTTGCTTCATACTCTTCTTTGCTTATTGCTCCTTTTTGATAAAGCTCATACAAAGTTTCAATATTTTTTATAGTTTCTTCTTGTGATAAGTTTTTGTTAATACTATTTAAAATTGCACTCTCTTCTACTAAAACACCGGTAAAATAAACATCACTTAGCCACCAAAGCCCCCAGATAATCCAAACAGGTAAGGCTATAATCATACCAATTATGGTTACAAAACATATATATGCAAGCCAATAAAGTCCGATTTGTAAAAATCCACTCATAAATTTACCACAATAAATTCTATGAAGACCTCCGCCAATTGGCGATGAAAAAAACCATAAAATATAAGCTATATAGATATTTTTTTGCAATTTTTATCCTTTTTTTTGCTAAAAATCTCAATTAATAAAATTAATCCAACTGATATATTTATCATAACATCTGCGAAATTAAACACAGCAAACTCAAACCACTTATGCCAAAATACATAATCCACAACGCCACCATGTATAAATCTATCAAGCAAATTTGAGCTTCCAGCTCCTATTAAAATGCCTATAAGAGCTGGAAATTGCATAAAAAATTTTTTTTGATATATAAAATATACCAAAAGTAAAGTAATTATGCAAATTTGTATATATTTTAAATTTTCTTCTAAAAATGCAAACATCGAAAATGCTACACCTTTATTGTATGTAAGAATGAGCGAAAAAAATTCACCATTCCATCTAAAACCATTGATAAAAATCTGTTTTATAAA contains:
- a CDS encoding DASS family sodium-coupled anion symporter — encoded protein: MPEEISQQKPSLAKQYGLIFAILSMFIIWMLPNPSDLPIAGQRMIGILVFAIIVWMSECMSYPVSAFVILSLMAFGLGVAPSIENPQIMMGTSKAIKIALSGFSNSSWALVMAALFLSAAMIITGLDKRIALFVMSKIGTKAKHMVVGVILVGCILSFFVPSTTARVSCVVPIVIGIIRAFGVKAGSTFAAIMMIAVAQADSLWNVGVKTAAAQNMVMIGFVKDILKTDISWFEWFIAAAPFSAVMSIILYITLIKILPPEIDEIPGGQTAIKKMKEEMGPISINEKKLMVISCILLFFWATEKTLHPFDTASVTIAGIAIMFLPKIGVMDWKNAVGKINWGTIILFGVGISLGTALLQTKAAVWLANYFVSIFGLNSMSALMLVAILGFFLIIIHLGFASATALAAAMIPIIISVLQNVETPDINVLGLTMILQYVICFGFILPVNAPQNMIAYSTGYFSVKQFVITGIPLCIIAYLMILLFSATYWAWLGYV
- a CDS encoding DNA alkylation repair protein; translation: MKCSASYQNEILEKLNKFRDKKYLEFSKKLIPNANASILGVKIPYIKKIAKEISKNYNSEMFLSLYEPKFHEEYLLKAIFLNLQKDINLEILYAKKFIKTIPNWAVCDTFCIKKNKNLEIYYELMNSFYDAKSEFEIRFYYVFFMKNFLNLNSLNEIFTKITQEKSDFYYVKMAISWLLCESYIIDKIKTEDFIHNKLEDEFIKSKAISKIKDSFRTR
- a CDS encoding SHOCT domain-containing protein, with translation MQKNIYIAYILWFFSSPIGGGLHRIYCGKFMSGFLQIGLYWLAYICFVTIIGMIIALPVWIIWGLWWLSDVYFTGVLVEESAILNSINKNLSQEETIKNIETLYELYQKGAISKEEYEARKEILMR
- a CDS encoding ankyrin repeat domain-containing protein: MQITKEEEARFNELCLMAMDFARKDEVETLESMIKSGLNVNLKDNKGNTLLMIAAYNGSLQTCKMLLENDALVDEKNDRGQTPLAGVCFKGYLDIVRLLVEKGANIDENCGMGMTPYAFAIMFGRKEIANYLLEKSQNKSSLKKMSSKILGIFR
- a CDS encoding CopD family protein; the protein is MSYEWIKWWHFAAFISWMAMLFYQPRLFVYHAENIDNKDYIKVLKKQEKMLFHGIGWIAMIVTYISAIAIIVLYKPDLMSLGYFHIKLTCGVVMTAYHLSLWYFMIKFDKNECKLSGKFFRAYNEVPTIIMFIILWAMLVKPYEM
- the lspA gene encoding signal peptidase II gives rise to the protein MCKAIFKFGLFFLVILLLDQFIKQIFINGFRWNGEFFSLILTYNKGVAFSMFAFLEENLKYIQICIITLLLVYFIYQKKFFMQFPALIGILIGAGSSNLLDRFIHGGVVDYVFWHKWFEFAVFNFADVMINISVGLILLIEIFSKKKDKNCKKISI